tgaactccagatgcttgtgcccccttgtgcatctggataacatgggtcctggggaattgaacctgtgtcctttggcttcataggcaagtgccttaatggctaagccatccctccagccctcatttgattctttaatgtttgctatccttactggagtaaggtggaatctcatagttgttttaatttgcatttccctcatggttagggatgatgaacattttcttaagtgtgtgtttgccatttgtgtttcttcctctgagaactccttattgagttctctgccccactttgtgagtgggttgtttgagtttttattgtttaggtttttgagttctttgtagattctagaaattaggcctctgtcagttgtatagacAGTAAAAAtcttctcctattctgtgggtgttgcagtcaggttcacagtgctggtagCAATCTGactaagagtagcttgtgggaaaaaaagaggtttattttggcttacaggctcaagggggaagctccatgatagcagggaaaatgatggcatgagcagagggtggacatcacccacctggccaacataaggttgacaatAGTAAcaacagagtgtgccaaacactggcaagggaacacccataagcccacccccaacaatacactgcctccaggaggtgttaattccgaaatctccatcaactggggacctggcattccagaacacctacgtttatggggggggggcacctgaatcaaaccaccacagtgggtaatttattggctctgcttatggcatattttctgtgaaaatttttttcagctttgtgagatcccaatggttgagtgatggtttaagttcctgagctattggggttttgttcaggaagtctttctccactcctatatcatggaaagttcctcttattttttctttccgtAGTATAAGAGTTTCAGGtttcatattgaggtctttgatctatttggacttgagttttgtgcatggcaagatgtgtgggtctaatttcatttttctgcatatgattatccagtctgttcagcaccatttgttgaagatgctgtcttttctctagtctacattattagggcctttgtcaaagatcaagtagctgcagtTAGTTGACTTATAGTCtggatcctcaattctgttccattgatctctaTTCCTgtatttatgccagtactatgctgtttttattactatggctttgtaatatacctttagatcaggtatgctgatgcctctagaggttttttgtttttgctgaggacatgcttgtttatccaaggcctgctgctattccatatgaattttttgagataattttttttatatctgtGGTGAATGATTCTGggattatttttattggtattgcatttactctgtatattgcttttggtaggattgtcattttcacaatgttaattctgtctgtccaggagcataggaggtctttctatcttcccaagtcctcctcatttcaaggtttttttttgttattgaaaatgggacaatgtcgtTAATTtacttctctgtatctttgtcctttgcatgcagaaaggctactgatttttataccttgctactttgctgaaggaattaatcacctttaagagttttgaaatggaggctcttgggtcacttatgtatgtatatgatcaTGTCATCTATAATTAGGGTTAACttgcctttccaatttgtgtcccttttatttctttctcctgtcttattgtttgggctaggacttctagtattatgttggagagcagaggtgaaagtgggcacccctgtcttgttcctgatctcaatgagagTTCCtcaagtctttccccattaagtattatttggccttccatgaaggtttgatagaaccaccttttcaccctgaggaggtgtctgtctttagtggtgaggtgggtttcttgaagacagcagattgagggctccatttttctgatccaccctgttaacttgtgtttcttgatgggtgaattaaggccattaatgtttagggtagtaactgtgaggtttgacttaatctctgccatattgtggtgctttatggggtttggtattttcatggactttgtagtttttttgagccttctctaggTTTGGTTATTATGGTCTGCTTCTTTTTgtgtttactttcatttattttacttttagtaaTAAATGGTTTCTGTCTCATACACAATTGGACAtagtttacttttaaaatgaacaGTCACAAGTAAAGAAACAATGGTTTATTTTCCTAATCAAAGTGACCAAGCAGGTGACTTTCAAGGCCTTAATAATACGGCATTGTATTACTTCCAGTTAACAAGACCGTCTACTGTATTGTTTCTGGTGAAGAGTCATTTTGTCTCTCCAGTGGTTTCCATTCCTCAGGTAGTCAGATCAGACGGTATAAGCACAGCTCTGGCTGTTCTCAGGATTCTGCCAGATGAATCCTCATTTCCAGTGCAGCAGCTGCTGGCAATCTTCCAGTCAAAGTCCACCAGGACTTCTGTATTGCGGTTGGCCAAGGAGTCCTGCTTTGGCTGCCAGGGCTTCATTCTGCTGAATATGATATTCTTGAAACCTCACGGATATTCtttgtgtcactttcaaatatttCTGTAAGCAATGTTCTGAACAGGTGACCTCTTCAAGTTTCACTTCTCTTGTGAAGTTTTTAACACAGTCCAAAAAGCAGGTTTCTGTAACTTTATTGTAGGTTCCAAGGAATTCCTTAAACTGTTTTATTTGATCATATTCTGGCATTTGTGCAGTCATATTCTTTTGGTATGTTTATTAGTCACCTGTTCTGATGCTTgagtttcctttctcttctgaaAAATAGACCAGCCTTTGCTCAAATGTCTCATGCAGTCTGATTTCTGACTTAATCACTGGCCCTTGCATCAGACACTGGCACGAAGCGAAGGGGGCTATGGTGAGGGTCGAGCCTGGGGGTGGAGGGCGTGACAGGGCTCCGcctgtggtctgcttcttgtaggctctaGAGATTGGTCGTGTGACTctcctgtgtggagaattccctgaagtactctctgtaggtttggcttcaCATATgtgtagagctgacttttatcatggaaagtttttctttcaccactaTTACGAGGGatgcttttgccaggtagagtagtttgggttggaagtcatagattCTTAGACTTTACAATGTTCCATTCcgggcccttctggctttcagagtttcattTGGTGGTGGGGATCTGGAGgcaggagaagggagaaggaagggagcaaAGGCTTTGGAGGGAGGAACAAGACCTGTTGGCAGGAAGAAAGGTGAGAGGAGTTTGGGCCCAGATCTGTGGAGGGAGCAGGTAGCGCAGGAGGAGCCTGGTCTGTGGTGCGGTggctgggatggctgcttgagggctTTGGGGGACTAACGAGCTACCAGGGGGCGTGGGAATCAAAGGATTCCCTATTGATCTCCTCCGCCCTCCCACCGGAGGTCTGCCAGGACCTGCTGACCCTGGAaccccacagatcttgcctgcTATTTACCTgggagctgaagcatggttaggtggatgccgTCTTCCCTTTAGACTTCTGGACCTCAAAAAGTGTGACATTTCCATGGAACCCTTTTAAAATTCTTGCTACACTTGTTGCTCCTCCTACACTTGGCATCTCTGGAGACTCTTTCGGGCCATCTTCCCCCAGTGCAGCGTTCCTGGCCCGACCATCCCAGCCTCATTTATCTCACCTTCTATGTCACTAGTAAAACTACCTCTACACTGTCTCCCTTAAATCTGATACTTGAATTTCTATTTGCAAGATACAGTCTCCAAGATGTTGTGCCTGTActtaaatttaatttcttcctagaaaacTATCTTATTTTGCTCAACAGAGGTAGGTTCTTTGTTTAGTGTTCATGTTATTGTCTCCCAATGAAGCAGATTTCATGCAACACTGCTACTTTTGACTACTTTCCTCCTATTTCTTGTTCTCTATTTAGAATTGACTCCTATTGATTCTACTTCTGTAATGTTTTCACAATCAATCCTTAACTTCCTGGGGTCATCAGATCCTCTCTCCTTAGCTGGTATACTAGTACCCAGATGCTTTTCTGTCTCTTGTTCTGTCTTCCTAGCCCACCTTGCCCACAACTCCATGGCTGAACACTCAGAAGCATGGCTGGCATTAAGTTGCTCCTTATTCCCCATTGCTTAAGCGTAATGCCTAAAGCCCCTCTTCATATAGCACGTAGACTTTGCCCCAGTTAGGTACCATTTACTAAACAACCACTCTTCTTTGCTGGGCTCTCATGACTTCCATTCAAATCAGTTCTCGCCCCATTTACCAGTATCTAATTTTCCAATCACCCTTGATGTAATCAGGGTGCAGGTCAAAGGTCACTGTTCCACTCATGCCTGGGGACTCTCCTGTGTCCTGTTTTATTCACCAGAGCAGTCTAGACCCTCCGTTCACTCCCACATGGGACTTAGGGATACCTGAGATATACTATAGAATTTCTCACCATGTAGAAGAGTACTTATGTAAACactaattgatttttttcccatttgaattaatttttgtttatttatttgagagcaacaggcatagagagaaagaggcagatagagaaagaaagaatgggcacgccagggcctccagccactgcaaacgaactccagatgtgtgagcctccttgtgcatctggctaatgtgggacttggggaatcaagctttgaaccggggtccttaggcttcacaggcaagtgcttaaccactaagccatctctccagcccttttttcccaTTTGTATGTAGTACACAGCGATTCACAATTAGgctcttttacttttaaaaatgtatttaagtaCATGTTTATCTCTTTAGCCACTGGAGGGCACTAGTGAGATACTTACGTGACTCCATGTGTACGTGTGCCATtccctctgagccatccctctagtcccagttttctttgatttttttaggtagtgtgtcatgtagcccaggctagcctcaaacttgctgtgtagctggggatgaccttgagcttctgatccctCTGCCTCTGACCCACTTCCTGAGTCTTGAGATCACAGCCCTATGCCACGATGCCAGCTTGTGCAGTGCTGGGCACTGAATCTACGGCTTCATGCATGCCAGTGAGCCACACGCTCAGCCCTATTCTATCACCTGTTCCTCTATCGTTCTTCTCATTTCCCCTCAAGACTTAAGAAGCCTGGAGaagccattttcagtcagactggctgaatattgagccccagcgattctcctgtctccagtgcccacaggactgggggtacaaatgtgtgtggccatgttcaacttctatgtgggttctggggaacaaaTGCAAGACAGACCAGGCCCTCTTGTTTGTGCTGCACGTGttcttgctgagccatttcctcagcccagcaACAGACAGaattgcaaagcctactggggATGGATCCCTCAGTACTcattcatataaagccagatgcagaaagtagcacaCGCCTTTGGAGTTCCTTTTAGtggaaagaagccctggcatgcccattccacctcctctctgcttgcaaataaatcattttttaaaatacacagtACATGAATTAACACTGACTTACATTAATCTATCTTCCCAGGGTCTCTTAGACACCTTCTCCCATGTCCTTGTTTTGGTTGCAGGATATAGAACTGGGCATGGTCGTCCAATTATACTCCTAAAATAGAATCAAGTAGAACGAACACACAAAGGGAACCTGAAACCATTGTGCATTTCTGTGTTGAGTAATTTTCTCTGTAGAATGTTACCCTGTTCAACTGATGAAAACTTAAGGTACCCcttaaaatcttttaaagatGTGGGGGGTGTGTGATCAGTTAGTAGAGAGCAACACGGTTTGCTTGGAGACACAGACATTGGGTGATTGGCAAAGCTCTGTTGCCACTTAATTCAATTGTTTGTGCACATCTGCCTTGCAGAATAATTCAAATTGTGTCTTATGAAAATGAGACATTATTTTACATCAAGCACTTGTGGAAGCCCCAATCAGAGCTTAATTCTCGTCTCTGTCATTCACTGATTGCTGGGGTTGCCATGTTGTTAAATGCTCATTATTATGGCTTGCCAATACAAATTAGATTGAAATTCTTGTGCCTGGTATGGCTGTTCCTTCTCAGgtgatctctccctctcttactgAGGAAAAGGCATCAGAACCAGGAGTTTTCTTGTAATAATACTAAGGACTGACACCACTTCTCCATTTTCCATACCACATAAAGGTAGTCAGAGGTGTCAGGGATGGAgagctggttaaggcacttgcctgtagagcctaaggacccaggtttgattccctagtacccacttaagccatatgtacaagctAGCCCATGTATTTAgactttgcttgcagtggctagaggccctggctcaccaattatctctctatttccctctttctcattctctctctctctcaaataataaacaaacaaataaataaaatattttaataaaaaagtggTCAGAGGTGTCAGATAAAGGTGGTGGTGGTCTTTGGATGTGGTAACCTCCACTTCCCTTTGGAAAGATGCAAGCTTGTGCTCAAGGCACTGCTTATTCAGAAATCATAGGTTCTGTGGACAGACACCAGGACTGGATTGGTTGCTGTAAAATAGGAAAGGTTGTGCTTTTCTGACTGTTGCTGGTACATTTCAGACTTAGCCAACTGTCCCTAGTTCATTAATCACCTGCATGCTTTAATTAGGTACAAGGCTTGGAAAACAATCCATGAAACTCATATGCTGAGGTGGAATAatcactctctttcttttctttcctttctttctttttctttttttctgagatagggcctcactctagctcaggctgacctggaattcactatggagtctcaggttagcctcgaactcatggtgatccttttacctttgcctcccaagtgctgggattaaaggtgtgcaccaccacgcctggctttctctctttctctttttactttttacaatTGAGAACTCTCGTATATAACATACAGTAATTTGGTCATGTTTCCTTTACCCCTTCTTGTCCCCTCTCTGCCTCCATCCCGAGACCCCTCCTCTCTCACGCATTCCTTCTTCTGTGGGTTGCTTGGTTCTTCCTGTGCTTCTTGGTGCTGCATGTCACCGGCATTGGGCGCAGAGCCCGGGAGACATCGTCTTAACACCTGGCATGAAGTGGCGCTCTTCCACTGTTGTCGCATTCGCGGCTCACTGGGCTCTCGTGGCAGCCCCAGGGGGAGGGAGTGCCTGGTGGTTCTAATACTTGCTATGCGGATTAAGGGAACTGCCCTCTGTGCCGGATGAGAGAAGGTTCATGGCCAGATGGATTAACAGCTGGGAGAGCGTGGATGCATTCCTAACTTCTTTGGTTCTCCATCTCCATCTTCACAATGGGGGAAAAAGCTACTTTGAAATACACTTGTGAGAATCAGGTGAGATAATGTTCACAGAGCACGTATCTGGAGCACCGGTGATTGGGGAAGTTGTGAGGTTTGCTCTGACACACAACACACAGATAACCTAGAGGCTCTCACGTTTTTGAAGCACTGATCCTGCAAAGATATGGGATATCTTAAATTTCAATGTCAGCTTAACTATGTGCATGGTGTGCAtgaatgtatgcatgtttgtatgcaagCACATGTGTTGGAGGGGTGCacgttcatatgtgtgcatgcatgtggaggccagaggttgttaggtgtcttcctcaattgcttttcactttacatttttaatttttttaaatatatattttcatatttatttatttatttatttatgaatgagacagagagacacagagagagacagagagggatagagagtgtcagatagagaaagaatggaagcaccagagcTTCCAtgcactgcaaactgcagatgcatgtgccaccttgtgcatctggcttatgtgggtactggcaaatcaaatctaggtccttaggcttcacaggcaagagccttacccgtgaagccatctctccagccctatttttatttttttaaatttacttgtgcatgagtgtgtgtgtgtgtgtgtattctgaggtctcttgctgctgcaaacaccatccagttttatatgggtggctggggaattgaatccaggctaataggttttataagcaagtgctttaaccactgagtcaataCATCAACCCCTCTTtaccttacttttatttattttattatttatttatttgagagtgatggacagagagagaaagaggcagagaagggagagagagagagagagaggaagggaggatgggtgcatcagggcctccaaccactgcaaacaaactctagatgcatgagccaccttgtacatctggtttacgtgagttctagggaatcgagcctcaaccctggatccttaggtttcacagggaagcccttaaccactaagccatctctccttattttttgaagcagggctttcttctgtctttttttttttttttttttaggtagggtcacactctagttcaagctgatctggaactcactctgtaatccaaactggtctcaaactcatggcaatccttttatctctgcctcctgagaactggcactaaaggtgtgtgtgccgccatgcctggctgaagcAGGGTTTctaattgaacccagagctcagccATTTGGCTACATCAGATAGCCAGCAAGCTCCTGGAAccattttgtctctgcctccccggaGCTGGGGTCATGGATGAGCACCACCACAGCCCGTCTTGAGGTGGTGGTGGGTCTGCTCAGGTCCACACTCTTGCACAGCAGCACCTTACAGACGgggtcatctcccagcccttaaTGATTTATAAATGTAAAACTTTTCCAGAAAGTTCTGCAAGAACAGGCTTACTGGTTTGAACAAGCTATGAACTTTTAATATTAATAAGTATTGCCAAATCATTGCTCTCTGACTTATGTTCCCATCAGCCAGCGATGGAGGAGACTGGCCATCCGTGCCAGTCCACCCTGTGCACTGTGAAGCGTATGGACCTGTGCCAGCCCAGTAGTTGAGGACTTGAGTGTTAGTGTAGTTATTCTGAAGTTGGGCATCCTTTCATGTATTTAAaggttcatttatttgcataggTATATGCATTTGTGTGGTCTAGTCATGTCTTTACTTTCCCCTTGAGTTTattcttatttcatttataataGTTCTTTGTGTATTTGATTAGAAAATGATGTATATTTTCCATGAAGGGCAAACGTTTGCCTCCCAGATTtgctctatctgtctgtctgtccctctgtgtgtctgtgaggcatggaatccagggctttgcacatactAAGCAAGCCCTTTGCCCACTGTACTATATCTGAGGTTTCGTGTGTGCTTTGACAATTCCTCTGGTAACAGtgctgctggtgtgtgtgtgtgtgtgtgtggtctttcATTCATTCTAGGTAGTAATAACTTGTCATAGTGAGAACTCATCGTCTCTCTTCTGAGAACCTGGCCCCTGGCTCTGTTGTCAGCAGATCaccagcattcctgaggatgaccctTCTTAGTGGAATCTGGCTCCTATTTAAACATTCTCATTTTTGAATTCTTCACGTACACATATAAATATGGATATATATCTACACTAGTTGATAGCACCCTGCAGTTCATCAATTATATGTTTCTTGGTAGAACAGATTTATTTTCAAATCTGGTTCTGTCTGTTCACTTAGTGTACTGACCTGCAGACAGCCGAGGCCTTACCTCGCCTGCACCACGGGACCTGCTGCAGGGCCCGTCGCAGTGCTGGACCAGTGCATGGATTCAGTAAGAGGCAATGAATAAATTACTGGCCCTATGCCCTAATCAGCTATGGAGAAATTTGGGATTGTACACCCTTCTTTATAGCTCAGAAGCCTATTATGAAACAAACCCTAAGTTGTGTTGCTTGGGAGGGACCAGGCTACAGAGATTGTTCTAGCAGGAACAAGGGCAACTGACAACTCACAAGCTTTCCCTTACTCTTTAAACCTCCCAAGAACCATCTTTTTCTTCTGAGCGAGACCGACCATTCCATCAACACCCGGCCTCACTCGCTTCCCTGTTCTGAGTTCTGCatttgaaggaagaaaaatagaaaagtagcCCAGAGTTCGAGAAGCCACTGATTTTAATGGGGCGAGAACGTGGAGAAGGAGGCAAGTTGGCGAGTCGTTTCTGCCCTCCTCTCTGCCGCGCAAAGGTCGCTGTGAAGAGAGGAGAGTCGTGGGGTCCACAGGGAGAAACTGCAGGGGAGCACTACGCGAACTTTTGCCTCTCGCCTCgcgggaggaggaaggagagggcgcAGGACGCGGGAGGGACGGTAGCTGCGCGGCGCCCGTGCGCCCGTGCACAGCGGGGAGGGACTCGCCGGGGCGCGCTGCGCGGAGGACCGCCGGGAGCCGCTGCCCCGCCCCGCTCTATTTCTTCCGCCCCACCTGCGCCATCAGGTGCGCGTTAGCAGCTGCCTTGGCTCGCAGGCTCCTGGCCTTGGCGATGTTGAAGAGGATGTTCATGATGTTGGTGGGGACGTCGAGGGACAGGGTGAACTTGGCGCGCCGGTCGCCGCCCGGCTTGTCGGGATACAGCTTCCCCTTCTGCTGCAGTTGGGGCGCGTACTTGTACCTGGTGCCCCCAGCCGCAGAGCCGGAGAAAGTCCTCTTCCCTTGGTCCTGCCGCTCTTCCTCCTCCGCCGAGGACGGGTCGCGACCGGGCAGGCCCGGGAAGCTCCTCTTGTTCAGCAGGGGCGCATCCTCCTCCTGGCTCGCCTTGACCTCGGACAGGGCTGTGCTGGGGCAACCGAAGGCTGGTGCCGCTCTGTAGACCTTGTGGGAGTCGCTCGTCCTCGGGccccccaggagcagcagcaggtgcAGCAGCAAGTAAGCCGGCCTCAGCATCTCTCCCTGCAGCAGAAAACAGGGCGCGAGAGAGCTCAGCACCTGCTAGCAAAGCCGTCCAGGCCTGCGCTCTGAGGGTGCACCGAGGAGGTCCTTAAGGCTGGGCACCAGGCCAGCACCATCGCTGCTGTCACCTGGAAGTTTGTTAGAACTGCGAACAATTCTCAGGCCTTTCCTTAGAACTAGCAAACAAGCCCCCAGAGCCCGGCAGTCTGTGTTATGCTTTGAATGCGTGATGTCCCCCACAGACTTTGGGATTTGAATACTTTTTCTCCAAatggtggcactattttgggaCGTTCTGGTGGAACCAAGCTGGAGAAAGCAGCTTTCTGGGAGATCCCTGTGGTCCCTGGCTGCTCTGTCTTGCTCTCCGCATCCTCCCATGATGCGAACTCCTTTGCTTGGCTTCGCCACTAGCTCCCTGCCACGATGCTCACAAACCTCTGACAGCGTGTGCCCAAATCAACCCTTCACC
This sequence is a window from Jaculus jaculus isolate mJacJac1 chromosome 15, mJacJac1.mat.Y.cur, whole genome shotgun sequence. Protein-coding genes within it:
- the Ucn3 gene encoding urocortin-3, which produces MLRPAYLLLHLLLLLGGPRTSDSHKVYRAAPAFGCPSTALSEVKASQEEDAPLLNKRSFPGLPGRDPSSAEEEERQDQGKRTFSGSAAGGTRYKYAPQLQQKGKLYPDKPGGDRRAKFTLSLDVPTNIMNILFNIAKARSLRAKAAANAHLMAQVGRKK
- the LOC101595751 gene encoding mitochondrial import inner membrane translocase subunit Tim9-like — encoded protein: MTAQMPEYDQIKQFKEFLGTYNKVTETCFLDCVKNFTREVKLEEVTCSEHCLQKYLKVTQRISVRFQEYHIQQNEALAAKAGLLGQPQYRSPGGL